Genomic segment of Hymenobacter aquaticus:
CCACGCCCTGGCCCTGGGCGGCCGGGTCCACGGCCAGCCGGTGCGTCACGATGGCCGTTTCGGTGGGGTCCCAGTCGGCCTGGGCGTACTCCGCGTCCTGGTCCTGGGTGAGGGCCGCCACGCCCACCACCTGCCCCGCCAGCTCGGCCACCCAAAGCTGGTCGTGGGCAATGTCCTGGCGGAAAACCTCCGCGTTGGGGTAGTCGGCCGACCATTGCTGGTTGCCGCTGGCCTGCATCAGCGGCACCACCCGGCGCACCAGGTCGAGGATAGCGGGTAAGTCGAGGACAGAAGCGGGGCGGATATGCAGCATGGTAAAGAGCAGTAAGCAAAATAGGAGGCCAAAAAAAGAACGCGCCCCGGCGCGTTCCTAATTTTTCGGATGAAAACCCGGCCCAGCCCGGAGCGGCTTCTTTTAGCGCATCATTTCGTGCTGTCCGTTCAGCGTGCTGATGTTCATGAACAGGGTAGGCCGCAACAGTTTGCCGGTGCGCAGGTATCGGGCCATAAACTCCTGGCTGTTCTGCAGCTTGCCTTCGGCTTCCCGCAGCAGCTGCTCCAGTTGCCTGGCCGAGGTTTTATACGTCGCGTCGTGGAAGTGGACGGCGCTCAGCCGCGTCCGGGCCTGGGCGAAATTATCGGCAATGGGCGGCAAAATCTGTTGCAACTCGGCATCCGTTTTCTTGGGCTGAAACTGCCGATTAAAGTAATCATAGAAGCCGGAGAGCGTATTAACCCCGTCGTTGTAGAAGTTTTGCGCCTGGTTCAGCAGCCCGATGTTGTAGTTTTCTTCCAGTATGATATTAGCAGCCAGGTAGCTGTAAATATGGTCGTTCCGCACCCCGTTGTGCTCGATGCGGCGGTTGCTGGCGTGCAGGCGCTCAACAAAGCCTTGCTTCTCGTACACCGCTATGGAATCGGCTACTGCGAACGGCCGGGCTGCCGGCGCCGGGGCCAGACCCTGGTAA
This window contains:
- a CDS encoding GNAT family N-acetyltransferase; amino-acid sequence: MLHIRPASVLDLPAILDLVRRVVPLMQASGNQQWSADYPNAEVFRQDIAHDQLWVAELAGQVVGVAALTQDQDAEYAQADWDPTETAIVTHRLAVDPAAQGQGVAAALLGQAEALARARGLASLRVDTNSENAATQRLFPKLGYRFAGKITLAFRPGLRFFCYEKRLD